The Pedobacter roseus genome contains a region encoding:
- a CDS encoding DUF6364 family protein, which produces MTTKLTLTVQKSTIEKAKSYAKQTGRSLSELVEKYLETITLNEVTTVSSKLRSIVGAVKLPDDFDDAAELHDYFENKHL; this is translated from the coding sequence ATGACAACTAAGTTAACATTGACTGTACAGAAATCGACTATTGAAAAAGCAAAATCTTATGCAAAGCAAACTGGGCGTAGCTTATCTGAATTGGTTGAAAAGTATTTAGAAACCATTACGCTTAATGAGGTAACTACTGTTTCGTCAAAGTTAAGAAGTATTGTTGGAGCGGTAAAACTCCCAGATGATTTTGATGATGCTGCTGAACTTCATGATTATTTTGAAAATAAGCATCTATGA